The Vicia villosa cultivar HV-30 ecotype Madison, WI linkage group LG1, Vvil1.0, whole genome shotgun sequence genome includes a region encoding these proteins:
- the LOC131659575 gene encoding uncharacterized protein LOC131659575 produces MDNNVTVNQGATRRTHTYTFHREGMVQLGQLGELVTGHNETVFSDNYGNILSLLYSRVDEWALSTLLQFYDPDIRCFTFSDYQLAPTLEEYSYLLNIKIQHRVPFVCVPEKPRLDYIANALYLSLGDVHDNWKKNGDTHGFYMSFLVEKAQEFADKGIWEAFNAILAALIYGIVMFPNIHKFVDLAAICLFMDKNPIPTLLADTYYSIHSRHGKRGAIRGCLPLLYKWFKSHLPASGPFVTSTQKWSQRIMGLTANDIVWYQFRTGISEVIIRCGNFGNVPLIGTRGCINYNPVLALRQLGYTMKSGPSDREIYQSVYFEKRADAIALEEIRKAWNNIHIGERSTLGAKNAIAMEPYTDWVKKRVKTLLLPFPEVPLLYAQPPKISETMVSRERFDQVRVANLRLKEKDRDMDLKRYFLKQTKNELARELKTLKGESSQARKRVRTEKDGKAVVASTEDPQKVIEKAIKEEKEKLRREYQEDLKAHKLRLEKETKSPPDLLDGVSIALCI; encoded by the exons ATGGATAACAACGTGACCGTCAATCAAGGGGCTACAAGGCGCACACACACCTATACTTTCCATCGCGAGGGTATGGTTCAATTGGGACAATTGGGTGAATTGGTCACTGGTCATAATGAAACAGTGTTCAGTGACAATTATGGCAACATATTATCTCTTCTGTATTCGCGTGTCGACGAATGGGCCTTatctactcttcttcagttctacGACCCAGATATCCGTTGTTTCACATTTTCGGATTATCAGCTAGCTCCCACTCTTGAAGAGTACTCTTACCTCCTcaacatcaagattcaacacagagTGCCTTTTGTTTGTGTCCCAGAGAAACCTAGGTTGGATTacattgccaacgctctttatttgagcttggGGGATGTTCATGATAACTGGAAGAAGAATGGTGATACTCATGGCTTCTACATGAGTTTCCTGGTTGAAAAAGCTCAAGAATTTGCTGACAAAGGAATATGGGAGGCTTTCAATGCTATTTTGGCCGCTCTGATCTATGGAATTGTGATGTTTCCcaacattcacaagttcgttgattTGGCTGCTATATGTCTTTTTATGGACAAGAATCCAATACCCACCCTATTGGCTGACACATATTATTCCATTCACTCTCGGCATGGTAAAAGAGGGGCTATTCGAGGTTGCTTGCCGCTGTTATATAAATGGTTCAAATCTCACTTACCTGCTAGTGGTCCGTTTGTTACCTCTACTCAGAAATGGTCTCAGAGAATCATGGGACTTACTGCAAACGACATCGTATGGTATCAATTCCGAACAGGCATATCTGAAGTCATTATCAGGTGCGGAAACTTTGGTAACGTCCCGCTCATTGGGACAAGAGGATGTATTAACTACAACCCAGTTCTAGCTCTTCGTCAGTTGGGCTATACCATGAAGAGTGGGCCTTCGGATAGGGAGATTTACCAATCCGTATACTTTGAGAAGAGAGCTGACGCTATAGCGCTTGAGGAAATCAGGAAGGCCTGGAATAACATTCATATAGGTGAGAGATCCACTCTGGGAGCCAAGAATGCCATTGCTATGGAGCCCTATACCGATTGGGTTAAGAAGAGAGTCAAGACACTTTTGTTACCATTCCCGGAAGTTCCTCTCTTGTATGCACAACCTCCGAAGATATCAGAAACTATGGTGTCAAGAGAACGTTTTGACCAGGTCCGCGTCGCCAATTTGAGACTGAAAGAGAAAGATAGGGATATGGATTTGAAGCGCTATTTCCTTAAACAGACAAAGAATGAACTGGCCCGTGAACTTAAAACTCTCAAAGGAGAGTCTTCTCAAGCCAGGAAGAGAGTTAGAACTGAAAAGGACGGGAAAGCTGTTGTTGCTTCTACTGAAGACCCTCAAAAGGTTATAGAAAAGGCTataaaggaagaaaaagagaagCTCAGACGAGAGTATCAAGAAGACCTGAAAGCCCACAAGCTCCGACTGGAGAAAGAAACCAA ATCACCACCAgatttgttggatggggtctctaTTGCTCTTTGTATTTGA